CGCCTTCGCAGTATTTTTTCACGGTTCGCTTTTCTTTGAAAGCGACGGCATCTTCAGCATAGTCGTAAATATAAAGTTCAGTAGCCTGCCCAAAATGCTGATCAACAAGGATACCACTTTTGGAAACAGTTGCAAATCTTAATGGTTTTTCTTTAGCTTCAATTTTAGCGGGTTCTTCTTTGATTTGTCTGAATTCAATCGATAAATCTTCATCAAGTTTTCCGATGGCATCAGCCCGACACTGTTTACAGTGGTACATCTGTTTTAAATGAAGGCCGCATCGGTCGCGAATTTCAGTAATTTCAATATTGCTGGCCATTTCCAGGTTTTCAAAGGCACTGCCTTTAACCGGAATCAGTGGCATGATATTGGAAATATAGCAGCCCAAATCGCGCATGGTCTTAACGACTTCCTCAATATGACCATCATTGATGCCTTTTAAAGTAACGGTATTGATTTTAACGACCACACCCAGGTCAACCAGTTGTTTGATGCCGGCTAGCTGATTGGCCAGAAGAATGGAAGCAGCAGCTTCGCCGGTATAATGTTTGCCCATGAAATTAACAAATTTATAGATTTTGGCTCCAATGGAAGGGTCAACTGCATTGACAGTGACAGTAACATGAGAGACATTTAAGTCTGCCAGCTCCTTAGCATGGTAGGGAAGCATCAGTCCGTTGGTTGAGACACAGAAGGTAATATTAGGATCATCCTCATGGATTAGTTCTAAAGCTTTTTTCGTCTCGGAAAAATTAGCCAGGGCATCACCAGGTCCGGCAACACCGATAACAGTCAAATTTTCAACTTTCTCTTTAACCTGTTTATATTTAGCAAAAGCTTCTTCAGGCGATAATACAGCAGTAGTAACACCAGGTCGACTTTCGTTCATACAATCATATTTTCTGACGCAGTAGTTACATTGTATATTACACTTAGGGGCAATAGGAAGATGCATTCGGGAATTCTTCTGTGAAGCGCCACAGTTAAAACAAGGGTGGTTTGCTGTTTTTTCTTCTAAAGTCATCGCTTTATTAGTCATCTCTACATTTACCTCTTTTTCTTTAGCATCTTTCTCTTCAGGAGCCTCAGCTTCTGCAGGGGATTCCAGTCCATATTTAGTTTTAGGACCTTCTTCATAATACTTATTGTACAAGTGAGCTCTAAAACCGCCTTCAACTTTTTTAAGAACGGTGTTGGTCATTTTATCCAGTAGATTCATCGATCCGTCATATCCAAGGGTGCGAATTCTTTGACCACCAATCTGATCATGAATCGGGAATGCTGTTCGTATTAGGGGAATTCCGGTTTTTTCTTCGATTCGACGGGCATCAGAATTCCCTAACATCATGTTTGCTTCGAGTCGAAGGGCTTCAGATTCGATGGTTTCAAAGTCAACATCATTTAAGATAACAAATTCTTCAATAAACAGGCGGTCCGCCAGTTTTTGAATAATCGGTTTAATGTGCATTTCAAGCTCCGGTACGTTTGAGCCGGTTGCTGTAACGACTGGCATAATGCCATTTTCACAACAAAGTTCAACAGCTGCCATCACAAAGTCCGGTTCACCAAAAATAACAACTCGACCTTCGGCATTGTATTTATGGGAGTCAACCATCCCATCCAGGAAACGGCCGCGGGCTTTCTTGATGGCCTCTGGAATCTCTTTCCCGGAAATTTTGGAAAGAGTTTTAATCAGGGTATCAGTATTTTTAAGACCTATTGGCAGGTTTAAGCGCTGATAGGGAATCCCAAATTTTTCATTTAAATAAACGCCTGCGGAAAATTCAGGGCGAATACTGTTGGAGATTTCCAGAGTATGTCTGGCTCCGCCCATTTTTTTAATGTCTTCAATGCTGGTTCCGTTAGCAGGTAAGCGATCATAGTCGGGTTGGTGAATGCCATCCAGGTTTTCTGAAAGATCAGGCAGTAAAATGATATCAAGCCCAAAGGCTGCAAACAGATCTTTCAGGTATCGGGTATCAGCAGGAGAGATCATTGACGTGATGACATTAATCTTGTTATTTGGCGTGGTATCCATCGGGACATTCTTGACAATGGATTTTATAGTAGCCATATAGCCTTCGAACTGAGTACCGCCATAACCGGCTGTTTGAACTGGGATAATGGTCACATCCTGATACTCAGGATGTTCCTGATAGAACTGCTGAATAATAAAAGCAACGTCTTCGCCAATGGTTTCTGCCAGACAGGTGGTCGAAACACCAATGACTTCCGGACCATAGATTTTAATCAGATTTTCAAGTCCCAGCTTCAAGTTTTTCTCGCCACCGTATACGGTTCCTTCTTCAGTTAAAGAGGAAGACGCAATATCGACTGGTTCATTATAATGAGTAGCCATATGACGTCTGATATAGGTAGAGCAGCCCTGTGAGCCGTGGAGCAGGTTCATACATTTTTTAATACCATAGAAGGCATTGGCAGCGCCCATTGGCATACACATTTTACAGGGATTAACATTTAAATTAACAAGATTTTTAGACATCTTCAGCACCTCCAATTGTACTCCAAACCGGGCTGTTCATCGAAAGGTTGATTTCTGAGGCGAAGTTAAGTGCGCCCTCATAGCCGGCTAAAGGATGCTTTCGTTCATGGTTGTGATCACAGAAGGCTACGCCCAATTTATAGGCAAGGGGTCTTTCTTTTACGCCACCAACCAGGATATCAGCACCTTTTTCACGCATGAATTTTTCAAGCTCTGCGGGGTTGGCATCATCAAGAATAACAGCGTCTTCCTCAACCAGGTTACCGATTAATTCATAGTCATCTTTGCTACCCGTTTGGGAACCGACCATGACAGTTTTCATCCCAAATTCATTAAACTGTCTGATTAGTGAAATAGCTTTGAATCCACCACCTACATAGATAGAGGCTTTTTTTCCGCCCAAATTTTTCTTGTATTTTTCAAGTAAGGGAAGGACACGATGCTCTTCTTCTTTGGTAAACTCTTTTGCTCGTCTAATCACGTCAGGATCTCCGGTAGCATAAGCGATTCGCATGATCGAATCAGAGGTGTCAGTTACGCCGAAGAAAGAGACTTTTATAAAAGGAATATCATATTCTTCTTCCAGTTTTTTTGCCAGGTAGGTCATTGATCCGGCACACTGAACCAGATTGAGTTTAGCTTTTGGTGCTTCACGCAGGTTATCAACCGAGGCATCACCAGTGAAGTGAGAAACCACATTAACACCGATGCGTCTTAGATAAGATTTCATAATCCACATTTCACCGGCCAGGTTAAAATCTCCTAAAATATTAACCCCATCAACTTTTTCCAGTGGTTCTTCTGGTGTAATCAGATCCATAATGGCGTTACAGGCCATTTTATAACCAGTTTTTTTGGTTCCGGAGAAGCCTGAAGATTTAACGGGAATAACTTTGATATTGTACTTCTCTGAGGCCAGACGACAAACCGCATCCACATCATCACCAATAACGCCGACAATACAAGTAGCATAAATAAAGATAACTTTTGGTGAGTGAACTTCCATCACTTCGTCGATCGCGGCCGCCAGTTTCTTTTCTCCACCGAAAATTACGTCCTTTTCGCGAAGGTCGGTGGAGTAGCTGTTTCGATAGCCTTCTTCACCGCTTGAGAGGCTTCCTCTGATATCCCAGGTATAACTGGCACAGCCAATTGGACCATGGACAATATGAAATGCGTCTGTAATGGGATTGAGAACGACTCGAGCGCCACAGTAAACACAGGCGCGCTGGCTGATAGCTCCGGAGACGCTCTCAGATTCGCATTTGATACCACTGCCATCGCCACTGCAGCCAGTTGAACGAATGGACTGTGATCTTTCTGGTAATATATCATTGGCAGTTTTCATTTTAGCCTCCTTATTTAATAAAAACAGGGAGGAAATCCTCCCTGAGGTAGAAGCGCCGGAAAATTTAGATAAATTAGGAATAAAAGAAACTAGAGGTAATTTACCGGCGTAAGAGTTGAGCAGTTTAAATTTTAAATTCAGGGTATTACATAACGACTTCGAAATCTTCTTCAGCAGCATCGCGATCCATACGATCCATAATAGCTGTCAGAATCAGTTCGATTAGTCGCATTGCTCCTTTATATCCAACAATTGGCATATAAGAGTGTACATAACGGTCAAGGATTGGGAATCCAGCACGAACCAGTGGAATATCTTCGGCACGGGCAATTGCTTTTCCGTAGCTGCCACCGATTAATACATCAACAGGTTCATTTTTGATCCACTGGTGCATTTCAAAGAGGTCAGAGTTTGCTTTAACGGTAGAACCTTCAATCCCAAATTTTTCCAGGATTGCATTAGCTCGTTTTTCAAACAGCGATCCAGGCGTTCCGGTAATAACATATTTTGGAATCATTCCAATTTCACAGGCAAGTTGAGTGATACCAAGTACAGTATCGGGATCTCCGTAGATAGCACAAGTTTTGCCATTTGAATATTGGTTTGAATCCAGCATGATATCCATCAGCTGGCCACGTTCTTCTTCAAGCGCGTAAGGAACTTCAGTTTTTGAGAATTCATTCAAAGCCATAATGTATTTATCAGTATATTCTACACCTATTGGCAGTGGCAGAGTTTGATAAGCCACTTTACATTGTTTTTCTAAAACATCAGCTGGCATTTCACAAGCAATTTCGCCTAAGGCCAGTGACATTTCGCAGTTACCTAAATCTTGAATTTCTTCAACAGTTGT
This genomic interval from Eubacteriaceae bacterium ES3 contains the following:
- the nifB gene encoding nitrogenase cofactor biosynthesis protein NifB, with the translated sequence MSKNLVNLNVNPCKMCMPMGAANAFYGIKKCMNLLHGSQGCSTYIRRHMATHYNEPVDIASSSLTEEGTVYGGEKNLKLGLENLIKIYGPEVIGVSTTCLAETIGEDVAFIIQQFYQEHPEYQDVTIIPVQTAGYGGTQFEGYMATIKSIVKNVPMDTTPNNKINVITSMISPADTRYLKDLFAAFGLDIILLPDLSENLDGIHQPDYDRLPANGTSIEDIKKMGGARHTLEISNSIRPEFSAGVYLNEKFGIPYQRLNLPIGLKNTDTLIKTLSKISGKEIPEAIKKARGRFLDGMVDSHKYNAEGRVVIFGEPDFVMAAVELCCENGIMPVVTATGSNVPELEMHIKPIIQKLADRLFIEEFVILNDVDFETIESEALRLEANMMLGNSDARRIEEKTGIPLIRTAFPIHDQIGGQRIRTLGYDGSMNLLDKMTNTVLKKVEGGFRAHLYNKYYEEGPKTKYGLESPAEAEAPEEKDAKEKEVNVEMTNKAMTLEEKTANHPCFNCGASQKNSRMHLPIAPKCNIQCNYCVRKYDCMNESRPGVTTAVLSPEEAFAKYKQVKEKVENLTVIGVAGPGDALANFSETKKALELIHEDDPNITFCVSTNGLMLPYHAKELADLNVSHVTVTVNAVDPSIGAKIYKFVNFMGKHYTGEAAASILLANQLAGIKQLVDLGVVVKINTVTLKGINDGHIEEVVKTMRDLGCYISNIMPLIPVKGSAFENLEMASNIEITEIRDRCGLHLKQMYHCKQCRADAIGKLDEDLSIEFRQIKEEPAKIEAKEKPLRFATVSKSGILVDQHFGQATELYIYDYAEDAVAFKEKRTVKKYCEGVENCDDKEDKIDKILKELEDCDGVISMRIGEGPSSRLEKKGIKVFSTYDRIEDAVKTAADSLIKVSGGI
- the nifE gene encoding nitrogenase iron-molybdenum cofactor biosynthesis protein NifE is translated as MKTANDILPERSQSIRSTGCSGDGSGIKCESESVSGAISQRACVYCGARVVLNPITDAFHIVHGPIGCASYTWDIRGSLSSGEEGYRNSYSTDLREKDVIFGGEKKLAAAIDEVMEVHSPKVIFIYATCIVGVIGDDVDAVCRLASEKYNIKVIPVKSSGFSGTKKTGYKMACNAIMDLITPEEPLEKVDGVNILGDFNLAGEMWIMKSYLRRIGVNVVSHFTGDASVDNLREAPKAKLNLVQCAGSMTYLAKKLEEEYDIPFIKVSFFGVTDTSDSIMRIAYATGDPDVIRRAKEFTKEEEHRVLPLLEKYKKNLGGKKASIYVGGGFKAISLIRQFNEFGMKTVMVGSQTGSKDDYELIGNLVEEDAVILDDANPAELEKFMREKGADILVGGVKERPLAYKLGVAFCDHNHERKHPLAGYEGALNFASEINLSMNSPVWSTIGGAEDV
- the nifK gene encoding nitrogenase molybdenum-iron protein subunit beta; this translates as MLNFTTKEVADRKALRINPAKTCQPVGAMYAALGVYGCMPHSHGSQGCCSYHRTFLTRHFKDPAIAASSSFTEGASVFGGGSNLKTAMRNIFDIYDPKIIAVHTTCLSETIGDDLNAYITDYESKIPEGRFVVHTNTPSYVGSHITGYSNMIAGFIKYLSENTGEKNGKMALIPGFVNPGDMREMKRIATLMGVDYTMLPDTSGVMDAPMGNHYEMYPKGGTTVEEIQDLGNCEMSLALGEIACEMPADVLEKQCKVAYQTLPLPIGVEYTDKYIMALNEFSKTEVPYALEEERGQLMDIMLDSNQYSNGKTCAIYGDPDTVLGITQLACEIGMIPKYVITGTPGSLFEKRANAILEKFGIEGSTVKANSDLFEMHQWIKNEPVDVLIGGSYGKAIARAEDIPLVRAGFPILDRYVHSYMPIVGYKGAMRLIELILTAIMDRMDRDAAEEDFEVVM